Proteins encoded within one genomic window of Haladaptatus sp. QDMS2:
- a CDS encoding biotin--[acetyl-CoA-carboxylase] ligase — protein MNETRARVLAALAAGPVSGPELAASLDISRAAVWKHVEGLRDAGFTIESGDEGYIIADVPEYGGPAVEYGLEAPYTIEYHDSIDSTNRRARDLAKDGAENVVVLSDEQVGGRGRLNREWVAPAGGIWMSVVIRPDLPAAHAPLLTLGAAVAVTRAAREAGVEAVIKWPNDVLVTTDDGEKKLCGILTEMSGEADRVSWVVVGIGVNANLTRDQIPETGTSLLVERGEVNRRVFVQRVLEEFHDLVSESDDILSAWREYAHTLGQRVRVETPNGDVVGKAVDVEFPGTLCIETDEGLVRVSSGDCDHLRPV, from the coding sequence ATGAACGAAACGAGAGCGCGAGTCTTAGCGGCACTCGCCGCAGGCCCGGTGTCCGGTCCTGAACTCGCCGCTTCACTCGACATCTCCCGGGCCGCGGTCTGGAAACACGTAGAGGGGCTCAGAGACGCCGGATTCACGATCGAATCGGGCGACGAGGGGTACATCATCGCGGACGTTCCGGAGTACGGTGGTCCCGCCGTCGAATACGGCCTCGAAGCCCCGTACACGATTGAGTACCATGATTCAATAGACAGTACCAACCGCCGGGCGCGAGACCTCGCGAAGGACGGTGCCGAGAACGTCGTCGTGCTGTCGGACGAACAGGTCGGCGGACGCGGGCGGTTGAATCGTGAGTGGGTCGCGCCGGCTGGTGGCATTTGGATGAGCGTCGTCATTCGACCCGACCTTCCGGCCGCTCACGCACCGCTGTTGACGCTTGGCGCGGCAGTTGCCGTCACCCGGGCAGCCAGAGAGGCGGGCGTCGAAGCCGTCATCAAGTGGCCAAACGACGTGCTCGTGACCACTGATGACGGAGAGAAGAAACTGTGTGGCATCCTCACCGAGATGTCAGGGGAAGCAGACCGCGTCTCCTGGGTCGTGGTCGGAATCGGTGTCAACGCGAACCTCACACGGGACCAGATTCCGGAGACGGGGACGAGCCTGCTCGTCGAGCGCGGTGAGGTGAATCGACGCGTATTCGTCCAGCGCGTCCTCGAAGAGTTCCATGATTTAGTCAGCGAAAGCGACGACATTCTTTCGGCGTGGCGCGAATACGCTCACACGCTCGGCCAGCGAGTGCGAGTCGAAACGCCAAACGGCGACGTCGTTGGCAAAGCTGTCGACGTCGAGTTCCCCGGAACCCTCTGTATTGAAACGGACGAGGGCCTGGTCAGGGTTTCGTCGGGCGATTGTGACCACCTCCGGCCGGTGTAG
- a CDS encoding 50S ribosomal protein L18e — protein sequence MSKTNPRLASLIADLKSTARDSGADVWSDVADRLEKPRRNHAEVNLGRIERYAKEDETVVVPGKVLGSGILQKSVTVAAVDFSSSAETKIKQVGEPVKLEQILEQNPNGTNVRVIQ from the coding sequence ATGAGTAAGACGAATCCGAGGCTCGCCAGTCTCATCGCCGACCTGAAGTCGACCGCCCGTGATTCGGGCGCAGACGTCTGGAGCGATGTTGCTGACCGGCTCGAAAAGCCCCGGCGTAACCACGCGGAGGTTAACCTGGGTCGCATCGAGCGGTACGCGAAAGAAGACGAAACCGTCGTCGTGCCTGGAAAGGTGCTCGGCAGCGGGATTCTTCAAAAGTCGGTCACCGTCGCTGCAGTCGACTTCTCGTCGTCCGCAGAGACGAAGATCAAGCAAGTCGGTGAGCCAGTCAAGCTGGAACAGATTCTAGAACAGAACCCCAACGGGACGAACGTCCGGGTGATCCAATGA
- a CDS encoding DNA-directed RNA polymerase subunit D — protein sequence MAIDYEVEFIDYTDRRSRFLVRGVTPAFANGIRRAMITDVPTMSIDTVRFIENSSVMFDEMIALRLGLVPLTSPIGEFELGESVTLSLDVQGPATAYSGDLVSADDLVQPADQNVPIVELKENQRLEFEADAVLDTGKSHAKFQGGVAVGYRHLQRVEVVGDAGEFEDDEPNILRGVIEADGELVGTEEFDHDLTQRYPGKEVQVTDVPNAFVFDVETDGSFSVADLVLAAADSLGDRAAELEEAVQL from the coding sequence ATGGCTATCGACTACGAAGTGGAGTTCATCGACTACACGGATCGCAGGTCGCGATTCCTCGTCCGTGGGGTCACCCCGGCATTCGCCAACGGCATCCGCCGAGCGATGATTACGGACGTCCCCACGATGTCGATCGACACGGTTCGGTTCATCGAGAACTCGAGTGTCATGTTCGACGAGATGATCGCCCTGCGGCTGGGGCTCGTCCCTCTCACCTCGCCAATCGGCGAGTTCGAGCTGGGTGAATCGGTCACCCTGAGTCTCGACGTGCAGGGGCCGGCGACGGCGTACTCTGGTGACCTCGTCTCGGCTGACGACCTCGTCCAGCCGGCGGACCAGAACGTGCCCATCGTCGAACTCAAAGAGAACCAGCGTCTCGAATTCGAGGCCGACGCGGTCCTCGACACCGGCAAATCCCACGCGAAGTTCCAGGGTGGGGTGGCCGTTGGCTATCGTCACCTCCAGCGCGTGGAGGTCGTCGGCGACGCGGGTGAGTTCGAAGACGACGAACCGAACATCCTTCGTGGTGTCATCGAAGCGGACGGGGAACTGGTCGGCACAGAGGAGTTCGACCACGACCTCACGCAGCGGTACCCCGGCAAGGAAGTGCAGGTCACCGACGTTCCGAACGCGTTCGTGTTCGACGTCGAAACCGACGGGTCGTTCTCCGTCGCCGACCTCGTCCTCGCCGCCGCCGACAGTCTCGGCGACCGTGCTGCGGAACTCGAAGAAGCAGTCCAGCTGTAA
- a CDS encoding 50S ribosomal protein L13, with amino-acid sequence MSATEFDVDIVVDARDCIMGRVASQVAQRALDGERVAVVNAEEAIITGSKEDVFSVYEKRVEVGSDQGPYYPKRPDMIFKRAIRGMLPYKKSRGREALESVRVYVGNPYDEDGEVLDGTSLDRLSNIRFVQLGEVSEKLGANVTW; translated from the coding sequence ATGAGCGCAACCGAATTCGACGTCGACATCGTCGTCGACGCTCGCGACTGCATCATGGGCCGTGTGGCCAGTCAGGTCGCACAGCGCGCGCTCGACGGCGAGCGTGTCGCCGTGGTGAACGCGGAAGAAGCCATCATCACCGGGAGCAAGGAAGACGTGTTCTCCGTCTACGAGAAGCGCGTCGAGGTCGGGTCCGACCAGGGTCCGTACTACCCAAAGCGACCGGACATGATCTTCAAGCGTGCCATCCGTGGGATGCTTCCGTACAAGAAGTCCCGCGGCCGCGAGGCACTCGAATCCGTCCGCGTCTACGTGGGCAACCCGTACGACGAAGACGGCGAGGTACTTGACGGTACGTCGCTGGATCGCCTGTCGAACATCCGCTTCGTCCAGCTGGGCGAAGTGAGCGAAAAACTGGGAGCCAACGTCACATGGTAA
- a CDS encoding HD domain-containing protein, which translates to MKHIKDSVHDHIEVAGVAQALLDTPAVQRLRHIKQLGTAGLVYPSANHSRFEHSLGVYHLATQALRHLRVEGRQAERVRAAALLHDVGHTPFSHNIETIIEHHTGKYHDDVHELLATGAVGDVLRAHSLDPDKVADLVAGEGELGQLVSGELDVDRMDYLVRDAHHTGVPYGTIDHGRLVRELRFVDGELVLGEGNVQTAESLLLARALMNPTVYNHHVARISKTMLRRATEHLLENDVVTPDTLRRMDDHDLIVALREFAGTKEFANRLTYRNLYKRGVWAEMRDVSDAVIDASREQIHEWETDIAVQAEVDVDEVLLDVPKRPKMKESSTRVIVNGEIRQLDQQSTLVSALETAQLDQWRLGVYAPEGVAERVGNAAVRELGLDIDGSLVQDVRHGLHARLDEFE; encoded by the coding sequence ATGAAGCACATCAAGGATAGCGTCCACGACCACATCGAGGTCGCGGGCGTCGCCCAGGCGTTGCTCGATACGCCAGCAGTCCAGCGACTGCGCCACATCAAGCAACTGGGCACCGCCGGGCTGGTCTATCCTTCTGCGAACCACTCTCGGTTCGAACACAGCCTCGGCGTCTATCACCTGGCGACGCAGGCGCTTCGCCATCTTCGGGTCGAAGGGCGACAGGCAGAACGGGTCCGAGCCGCGGCACTGCTCCACGACGTTGGTCACACTCCCTTCTCTCACAACATCGAGACCATCATCGAACACCACACGGGCAAGTACCACGACGACGTTCACGAACTCCTCGCGACGGGAGCGGTCGGTGACGTGCTTCGGGCGCACAGTCTCGACCCCGACAAAGTGGCTGACCTCGTCGCTGGCGAGGGAGAACTGGGGCAACTCGTTTCTGGCGAACTCGACGTCGACCGGATGGACTATCTCGTGCGCGACGCCCACCACACGGGCGTCCCCTACGGAACAATCGACCACGGCCGACTCGTCCGAGAACTCCGGTTCGTGGACGGTGAACTCGTCCTCGGCGAGGGGAACGTCCAGACCGCAGAGAGTCTGTTGCTCGCCCGTGCGTTGATGAATCCGACCGTGTACAACCACCACGTCGCCCGCATTAGCAAGACGATGCTCCGGCGGGCGACCGAACACCTCCTCGAAAACGACGTGGTCACGCCGGACACCCTGCGCCGGATGGACGACCACGACCTCATCGTCGCCCTTCGGGAGTTCGCCGGAACGAAGGAGTTCGCAAATAGGCTCACGTACCGAAACCTGTACAAACGCGGCGTCTGGGCGGAGATGCGCGACGTTTCGGATGCCGTCATCGACGCCTCCCGGGAACAGATTCACGAGTGGGAGACGGACATCGCGGTGCAGGCGGAGGTGGACGTAGACGAGGTGCTCCTCGACGTCCCGAAACGGCCGAAGATGAAAGAATCCTCGACGCGCGTCATCGTCAACGGCGAAATCCGCCAGTTAGACCAGCAATCGACGCTCGTGAGTGCGCTCGAAACCGCCCAGCTCGACCAGTGGCGACTCGGTGTGTACGCCCCAGAGGGAGTCGCTGAACGGGTCGGCAATGCAGCCGTGCGCGAACTGGGCCTCGACATCGACGGTTCACTCGTCCAGGACGTGCGCCACGGCTTGCACGCTCGACTCGACGAGTTTGAATAA
- a CDS encoding universal stress protein, whose protein sequence is MYERILVPTDGSEGMDGVIEQAVELATVHDATIHAVYVINTASFANLPMETSWDGVSEMLSNEGNAALDEVETLVDGRVPLERSLLEGAPSREIVRYAENENCDLIFMGTHGRGGIDRLLLGSVAEKVVRTSDVPVLTVRVSHDRD, encoded by the coding sequence ATGTACGAGCGCATCCTCGTTCCAACTGACGGCTCTGAGGGGATGGACGGCGTCATAGAACAGGCCGTAGAGTTGGCCACGGTTCACGACGCGACGATACACGCCGTCTACGTCATCAACACCGCAAGCTTCGCAAATCTCCCGATGGAGACGTCGTGGGACGGCGTGAGCGAGATGCTCTCGAACGAAGGCAACGCCGCGCTCGACGAAGTGGAAACGCTCGTCGACGGTCGGGTTCCGCTCGAACGGTCGTTGCTGGAAGGAGCACCAAGCCGGGAAATCGTCCGCTACGCGGAAAACGAAAACTGCGACCTGATTTTCATGGGCACCCACGGACGGGGCGGCATCGACCGATTGCTCCTCGGGAGCGTCGCAGAAAAAGTCGTCCGCACCTCGGACGTTCCGGTGTTGACGGTACGCGTCTCCCATGACCGGGACTAA
- a CDS encoding 30S ribosomal protein S13 codes for MSAEEPNADEEQDDIRYFVRIGQTDLDGTKSIERALSEMNGIGRRTARIIANKAGIDRRETFGRLEEDEIESIVTLVEDYADEVPVWLTNRQSDFYTGQTKHITGNDVSLTRTRDINRMKMINSYKGARHKRGQKVRGQRTKSTGRSEGTIGVNVEAIKQEE; via the coding sequence ATGAGTGCAGAAGAACCCAACGCGGACGAAGAACAAGACGACATTAGATACTTCGTTCGCATCGGACAGACAGACCTCGATGGGACCAAAAGCATCGAGCGCGCACTGAGCGAGATGAACGGCATTGGCCGACGGACGGCCCGCATCATCGCGAACAAAGCCGGCATCGACCGACGTGAAACGTTTGGCCGCCTCGAGGAAGACGAGATCGAATCGATCGTCACGCTCGTAGAGGACTACGCTGACGAGGTGCCAGTTTGGCTCACCAACCGTCAGTCTGACTTCTACACAGGGCAGACGAAACACATCACCGGCAACGACGTGAGTCTCACGCGAACCCGTGACATCAATCGCATGAAGATGATCAACTCCTACAAGGGCGCACGCCACAAGCGCGGCCAGAAGGTCCGCGGGCAGCGCACCAAGTCCACCGGGCGTTCGGAGGGGACCATCGGTGTCAACGTCGAAGCCATCAAACAGGAGGAATAA
- a CDS encoding amidohydrolase family protein: protein MELTGTILTGRSFDPIEGRVVVEDGRITAIEETSTDSTDIILPAFVNAHTHIGDSIAKEAGGGLSLDELVAPPDGLKHRLLRAADRADLVAAMRRSIQFMAQSGTASFIEFREGGTDGVEALRDAADGLLVEPVILGREEIEAMELADGYGASGARDAEFSRERTATKNAGKLFGIHAGERDELDINAALDLEPDFLVHMVHPKSIHYERVEDNEIPIVVCPRSNLVTKVGLPPIAEWVERTTVALGTDNVMLNSPSMFREMEFTAKLTDVPAAEILRMATVNGAEITGLDYGVVEEGKRAKLQVLDGDSHNLTGAKELVRAVVRRAGASDVKDVVL, encoded by the coding sequence ATGGAACTCACGGGTACGATACTTACCGGTCGGTCGTTCGACCCGATAGAAGGTCGCGTCGTCGTGGAGGATGGACGAATCACCGCGATAGAGGAGACATCGACGGATTCGACTGATATCATCCTCCCAGCGTTCGTCAACGCCCACACCCACATCGGCGATTCGATTGCCAAGGAGGCAGGCGGTGGCCTCTCGCTCGACGAACTGGTCGCGCCGCCCGACGGGCTGAAACACCGTCTCCTGCGAGCCGCAGACCGTGCCGACCTCGTGGCTGCGATGCGTCGGTCGATTCAGTTCATGGCGCAATCGGGAACCGCGTCGTTCATCGAATTCCGCGAAGGAGGCACGGACGGAGTCGAGGCGCTTCGCGACGCCGCAGACGGCCTGCTGGTCGAGCCAGTCATCCTCGGGCGCGAAGAAATCGAAGCGATGGAACTGGCAGACGGGTATGGCGCAAGTGGGGCGCGAGACGCCGAGTTCAGCCGCGAGCGAACCGCCACCAAGAACGCCGGCAAACTGTTCGGCATCCACGCGGGCGAACGCGACGAACTCGACATCAACGCGGCACTCGACCTGGAGCCAGACTTTCTGGTTCACATGGTTCACCCGAAATCGATTCACTACGAGCGCGTTGAGGACAATGAAATTCCCATCGTCGTCTGCCCGCGGTCGAATCTCGTGACGAAGGTGGGGCTGCCGCCTATCGCCGAATGGGTCGAGCGAACGACGGTCGCCCTCGGGACGGATAACGTGATGCTCAACAGTCCCTCGATGTTCCGCGAAATGGAGTTTACGGCGAAACTCACGGATGTTCCAGCCGCTGAAATTCTCCGCATGGCGACGGTGAACGGGGCCGAAATCACCGGCCTCGACTACGGCGTCGTCGAGGAGGGCAAACGGGCGAAACTCCAGGTTCTCGACGGCGACTCGCACAATCTCACGGGAGCCAAGGAACTCGTACGCGCCGTTGTCAGACGGGCCGGTGCGAGCGACGTCAAAGACGTCGTCCTCTAG
- a CDS encoding Mrp/NBP35 family ATP-binding protein: MNEAEILDLLGTVEDPDLGDDIVSLNLVNEVTTDADGTVHISLALGAPYSPHESQIAARVREVLAKEGIEPELSADVDRGITPEESILPNVKNIIAVASGKGGVGKSTVAVNLAAGLSQMGARVGLFDADVYGPNVPRMVGSDERPKATAEEKIVPPEKYGMKLMSMAMLTGEDDPVIWRGPMVHKLLTQLWEDVEWGHLDYMVIDLPPGTGDTQLTLLQTVPVTGAVIVTTPQEVALDDARKALRMFGKHQTPVLGIVENMSSFRCPDCGGEHAIFGEGGGERFADEVEMPFLGKIPLDPHVRTGGDEGKPVVMDEDSETGAAFRAFTETTATNIGILLRRGMQ, translated from the coding sequence ATGAACGAAGCGGAAATCCTCGACCTGCTCGGCACCGTCGAGGACCCCGACCTCGGCGACGACATCGTCTCGCTGAATCTCGTAAACGAGGTCACGACAGACGCCGACGGAACCGTCCACATCTCCCTGGCACTCGGAGCTCCCTACTCGCCACACGAATCGCAAATCGCCGCTCGCGTCCGCGAAGTACTCGCAAAGGAAGGCATCGAACCGGAACTTTCTGCGGACGTAGACCGCGGTATCACCCCCGAAGAGAGCATCCTCCCGAACGTCAAGAACATCATCGCCGTCGCCTCCGGAAAGGGCGGCGTCGGAAAATCGACCGTCGCGGTGAATCTCGCCGCTGGCCTCTCGCAGATGGGCGCACGCGTCGGACTGTTCGACGCCGACGTGTACGGGCCGAACGTCCCCCGGATGGTCGGCTCTGACGAACGACCGAAGGCCACCGCCGAGGAAAAAATCGTCCCACCCGAGAAGTACGGCATGAAACTCATGAGCATGGCCATGCTCACGGGCGAGGACGACCCCGTCATCTGGCGCGGCCCGATGGTTCACAAGCTCCTCACCCAGCTCTGGGAGGACGTCGAGTGGGGCCACCTCGATTACATGGTCATCGACCTCCCACCCGGAACCGGCGACACCCAACTCACCCTCCTCCAAACCGTTCCCGTCACCGGTGCCGTCATCGTCACCACACCGCAGGAAGTCGCCCTCGACGACGCTCGCAAGGCGCTCCGGATGTTCGGCAAACACCAGACCCCCGTTCTCGGCATCGTCGAGAACATGAGTTCCTTCCGCTGTCCCGACTGCGGTGGTGAACACGCCATCTTCGGTGAGGGCGGCGGCGAACGCTTCGCCGACGAAGTCGAGATGCCGTTCCTCGGGAAAATCCCCCTCGACCCCCACGTGCGTACGGGCGGTGACGAAGGCAAACCAGTCGTCATGGACGAGGACTCTGAGACCGGCGCGGCATTTCGAGCGTTTACGGAGACTACTGCCACGAACATCGGAATTCTGCTCCGTCGCGGAATGCAGTAA
- a CDS encoding 30S ribosomal protein S9, translating to MVTNTSGKKKTAIARATVKEGEGRVRINSQPVELVEPELARLKMLEPFRISEGLRDTVDIEVHVQGGGVVGQADAVRTAIARGLVEHSADAELRDAFMEFDRSLLVNDVRQSEPKKWGGPGARARYQKSYR from the coding sequence ATGGTAACGAACACGAGTGGTAAGAAGAAGACGGCCATCGCCCGTGCAACGGTCAAAGAGGGCGAGGGTCGCGTGCGTATCAATTCCCAGCCAGTCGAACTGGTCGAACCGGAGCTCGCCCGCCTCAAGATGCTGGAACCGTTCCGAATCTCCGAAGGCCTGCGCGACACGGTCGACATCGAAGTGCACGTCCAGGGCGGCGGCGTCGTCGGCCAGGCCGACGCAGTCCGCACCGCTATCGCACGTGGACTGGTTGAGCACTCCGCGGACGCCGAACTCCGCGACGCGTTCATGGAGTTCGACCGTTCCCTGCTGGTGAACGACGTTCGCCAGTCTGAACCGAAGAAGTGGGGTGGGCCCGGCGCTCGCGCCCGCTACCAGAAGTCCTACCGTTGA
- a CDS encoding DNA-directed RNA polymerase subunit K, protein MSMQRYSRYEKARILGARALQVSYGAPVLIETDESQPILIAAEEFDAGVLPFTVNRGGPQ, encoded by the coding sequence ATATCCATGCAACGATACAGCCGGTACGAGAAAGCACGCATCCTCGGGGCACGCGCCCTGCAGGTGTCGTACGGCGCACCCGTCCTCATCGAGACGGACGAATCCCAGCCGATTCTCATCGCGGCCGAGGAGTTCGACGCAGGCGTCCTGCCGTTCACCGTCAATCGGGGTGGACCGCAGTGA
- a CDS encoding 30S ribosomal protein S4, with the protein MSLPGQNTKFYETPNHPFQGERIAEEHGLLGRYGLKNKEELWKAQSELRNYRREARELLGQTQGDTEAATELGSPFLTRLKRIGVLSEDDGLDDVLSLDVNDVLERRLQTVAYRKGLGHTPKQARQFIVHGHVTVNGSRVTSPSAKVYVDDEDSVAFDETSPLADDLHPERSEDQQ; encoded by the coding sequence ATGTCGCTTCCCGGACAGAATACGAAGTTCTACGAAACCCCGAATCACCCGTTCCAGGGCGAGCGAATCGCCGAAGAGCACGGTCTCCTCGGCCGCTACGGCCTGAAGAACAAAGAAGAACTCTGGAAGGCGCAGTCGGAACTGCGTAACTACCGCCGCGAAGCCCGTGAACTGCTCGGGCAGACGCAGGGTGACACGGAAGCCGCGACCGAACTCGGCTCGCCGTTCCTCACGCGTCTCAAGCGCATCGGCGTCCTCTCCGAGGACGACGGCCTCGACGACGTCCTGAGTCTCGACGTGAACGACGTGTTAGAGCGCCGTCTCCAGACGGTCGCCTATCGCAAGGGCCTCGGCCACACGCCGAAGCAGGCACGCCAGTTCATCGTCCACGGCCACGTCACCGTAAACGGCAGCCGCGTCACGTCGCCGTCCGCGAAAGTGTACGTCGACGACGAGGACTCGGTCGCGTTCGACGAGACCAGTCCGCTCGCAGACGACCTGCACCCTGAGCGCTCGGAGGACCAACAATGA
- a CDS encoding DNA-directed RNA polymerase subunit N has translation MMIPVRCFTCGKVVGEHWEEFEARALEGDEDPEEVLDDLGLDRFCCRRMLVSHRDLVDVVAPYQ, from the coding sequence ATGATGATACCAGTCCGGTGTTTCACGTGCGGCAAGGTTGTCGGCGAACACTGGGAAGAATTCGAAGCACGCGCCTTAGAGGGCGATGAAGACCCCGAAGAAGTACTCGACGACCTCGGGCTGGACCGCTTCTGCTGTCGGCGCATGCTTGTGTCGCACCGCGACCTCGTCGACGTCGTAGCCCCATACCAGTGA
- a CDS encoding NifU family protein, with translation MSTETQTTEADVMERIRLFMMRNFPQIQMHGGSAAIQDLDLETGEVSISLGGACSGCGISPMTVQALKHRLVMEIPEITTVHAYTGMDAAPSMPSFSGRDDDENRPQAPF, from the coding sequence ATGAGCACAGAGACGCAAACGACAGAAGCGGACGTTATGGAACGGATCCGCCTGTTCATGATGCGCAACTTCCCACAAATTCAGATGCACGGCGGGAGTGCGGCCATTCAGGACCTCGACCTCGAAACGGGCGAAGTGTCTATCTCACTCGGCGGGGCGTGCAGCGGGTGTGGTATCTCGCCGATGACGGTACAGGCACTCAAGCACCGACTGGTCATGGAGATTCCCGAAATCACCACCGTCCATGCCTACACCGGGATGGACGCCGCACCCTCGATGCCGTCGTTCTCGGGGCGTGACGACGACGAGAACCGCCCACAGGCCCCCTTCTAA
- a CDS encoding 30S ribosomal protein S11 — translation MSSEEKKWGIAHVYASFNNTIITVTDQTGAETIAKSSGGTVVKQNRDEASPYAAMQMAETVAEEIKAAGITGLDVRVRGPGGNLQKNPGPGAQATIRALARAGLEIGRIEDVTPIPHDGTRGPKNSGF, via the coding sequence ATGAGTTCTGAAGAAAAGAAATGGGGCATCGCCCACGTCTACGCATCGTTCAATAACACCATCATCACCGTCACCGACCAGACCGGCGCCGAAACCATCGCCAAGTCCTCTGGTGGGACGGTCGTCAAGCAGAACCGTGACGAGGCATCCCCGTACGCGGCCATGCAGATGGCAGAGACCGTCGCCGAGGAGATCAAGGCGGCCGGCATCACCGGCCTCGACGTCCGCGTTCGCGGTCCCGGCGGGAACCTCCAGAAGAACCCCGGACCCGGTGCGCAGGCGACCATCCGCGCTCTCGCTCGTGCCGGTCTCGAAATCGGTCGTATCGAAGACGTAACGCCAATTCCGCACGACGGTACTCGCGGTCCCAAGAACAGCGGGTTCTAA
- the moaA gene encoding GTP 3',8-cyclase MoaA: MLTDDFGREVTGVRVSLTDRCNFDCVYCHNEGLGDTRGPMDPQDNEMSADDVVRFLEVVEEFGVEKVKFTGGEPMLRQDLEEIIRRTPESMEVSLTTNGTFLPGRAEGLKEAGLSRVNVSQDALDPTEFAEITKSGAYDRVLEGVQAALDAGLDPVKLNMVVFKQTAGYVPEMVDHVAENEGLQLQLIEYMPELTGHDEWAIDIQRVHDWLAEQADHVERREMHGRKRYYIGKGMVEIVDPVGNKSFCANCHRVRVTHEGYLKGCLNRNDDLRPMGAMTKPEIREAFREVVANRVPYYGEYLIEEDGEWVVNEKYLPDQKPAGA, translated from the coding sequence ATGCTCACGGACGATTTTGGCCGCGAGGTGACGGGTGTCAGGGTCTCCCTCACCGACCGGTGTAACTTTGATTGCGTCTACTGTCACAACGAGGGGCTGGGCGACACGCGAGGGCCGATGGACCCACAGGACAACGAGATGAGCGCGGACGACGTCGTTCGCTTTCTCGAAGTGGTCGAGGAGTTCGGCGTAGAGAAGGTGAAGTTCACAGGTGGCGAGCCGATGTTGCGCCAGGACTTAGAGGAGATAATTCGGCGCACGCCAGAGTCGATGGAAGTCTCGCTCACCACGAACGGGACATTTCTACCGGGGCGGGCAGAAGGGCTGAAGGAGGCGGGTCTCTCGCGCGTAAACGTTTCACAGGACGCCCTCGACCCGACGGAGTTCGCGGAGATTACGAAATCGGGGGCATACGACCGGGTGTTAGAGGGCGTTCAGGCAGCCCTCGACGCTGGACTCGACCCAGTGAAGTTGAATATGGTCGTGTTCAAGCAGACGGCCGGCTACGTTCCCGAGATGGTTGACCACGTCGCGGAGAACGAAGGCCTGCAATTACAGCTCATCGAGTACATGCCCGAGTTGACGGGACACGACGAGTGGGCCATCGACATCCAGCGCGTTCACGATTGGTTGGCTGAGCAAGCAGACCACGTGGAGCGACGGGAGATGCACGGGCGAAAGCGGTACTACATCGGGAAGGGGATGGTCGAAATCGTCGACCCGGTCGGGAACAAGAGCTTCTGTGCGAACTGCCATCGCGTGCGCGTGACGCACGAAGGGTATCTCAAAGGTTGTCTCAATCGCAACGACGACCTGCGGCCGATGGGTGCGATGACGAAACCCGAGATTCGCGAGGCGTTTCGTGAAGTCGTGGCGAACCGCGTTCCGTACTACGGCGAGTACCTCATCGAGGAGGACGGCGAATGGGTGGTTAACGAAAAATACCTCCCCGACCAGAAACCGGCTGGCGCGTGA